A genome region from Methanobacterium sp. includes the following:
- a CDS encoding cell wall biosynthesis protein produces the protein MNITGMNSDIMLLTAFVLSIILTFIFQKLFTRLGGNLYTSIRGGTPRAVGIAPFLVLLLFFPPPGNYLIGLIGIFAFLDDIIGRKKIKGLPFEFGQLSRGIGMLMVMVVGYFYFGPASILIALMIQPMNIADMQPGTASSTAIIMSLIMAILLYLATGNPYSSALIILVTCLGYAPLDYQGKIMMGEVGNHSFGVGLGITYTLLAGNIANSHNWGTGGVFLVVLALLIITALLIAFLRRKNLKKFLESNLQIHNPRYGDLLMDVLTGGGLGDLLRRFILRKQDIKIKNRFLMFLGLRRLFYNPHSI, from the coding sequence ATCCATTATCTTAACCTTCATCTTCCAGAAACTGTTCACCCGATTAGGAGGAAACCTTTACACTTCCATTCGTGGGGGGACACCCCGCGCTGTGGGTATTGCCCCTTTTCTAGTTCTATTATTATTTTTCCCACCTCCAGGAAACTATTTAATAGGTTTAATAGGGATATTTGCATTTTTAGATGATATAATTGGAAGAAAAAAAATCAAAGGACTCCCCTTTGAATTCGGTCAATTGTCCCGAGGTATAGGGATGCTCATGGTTATGGTAGTTGGATATTTCTATTTTGGCCCAGCATCCATCCTCATTGCATTGATGATCCAGCCCATGAACATTGCAGATATGCAGCCAGGAACAGCATCGTCAACTGCGATTATAATGAGTCTGATTATGGCAATTCTCCTTTATCTGGCCACAGGTAATCCTTACTCTTCTGCCCTGATTATACTGGTGACCTGTTTGGGATATGCTCCACTGGACTATCAGGGAAAGATAATGATGGGGGAAGTGGGAAATCACTCCTTTGGTGTTGGCCTGGGAATAACATACACCCTACTGGCTGGTAACATAGCTAATTCCCATAATTGGGGAACAGGGGGAGTGTTTTTAGTTGTACTGGCTCTTTTAATAATCACTGCATTACTTATAGCATTCCTAAGACGAAAAAATCTTAAGAAATTCTTAGAAAGCAACCTTCAAATCCATAATCCCAGATACGGTGATTTATTGATGGATGTGTTAACTGGTGGTGGTTTGGGTGATCTTCTTCGTAGATTCATATTGAGAAAACAGGACATAAAAATAAAAAATAGGTTTTTAATGTTCTTAGGTCTGCGAAGGCTCTTTTATAATCCTCATTCTATTTGA